A part of Brachybacterium faecium DSM 4810 genomic DNA contains:
- a CDS encoding uncharacterized conserved protein (PFAM: Protein of unknown function (DUF952)): MPAPLIWHITELPAWEAAVRSGSYTRATRGRSLAEEGFLHASWPEQVSKVAKRIYPDRPSDLVILEIDVGRVEAAGIAVDIEADVDGKGRGYPHIKGPLPVSAVLRLRRTKWIGREFVVVA; the protein is encoded by the coding sequence ATGCCCGCGCCCCTGATCTGGCACATCACCGAACTGCCCGCTTGGGAAGCGGCGGTCCGGTCGGGTTCCTACACCCGCGCGACCCGCGGCCGGAGCCTCGCGGAGGAGGGCTTCCTCCACGCGTCCTGGCCGGAGCAGGTCTCGAAAGTCGCCAAACGCATCTATCCCGACCGCCCCTCGGATCTCGTGATCCTCGAGATCGACGTGGGCCGCGTGGAGGCGGCCGGCATCGCCGTGGACATCGAGGCCGACGTCGACGGCAAGGGCCGCGGCTATCCCCACATCAAGGGCCCGCTGCCGGTCAGCGCCGTGCTCCGGCTGCGGCGCACCAAGTGGATCGGCCGCGAGTTCGTGGTGGTCG
- a CDS encoding predicted acetyltransferase gives MDETSAGPGAVRLVHDADRDRYEALDGDEVVAVLAHGDEDVPAADGEAPGLRVRDLRSTVVAPDRSGTGIGSAIVRFALDDIRGQGMVARPTCWFVRGWIERHPEYADLLESPAHPRDEEAR, from the coding sequence ATGGATGAGACCTCCGCCGGTCCGGGCGCGGTGCGCCTGGTCCACGATGCCGACCGCGATCGCTACGAGGCCCTCGACGGGGACGAGGTGGTGGCGGTCCTCGCCCACGGGGACGAGGACGTGCCGGCCGCCGACGGCGAGGCCCCCGGGCTGCGGGTGCGCGATCTGCGGTCGACCGTCGTCGCCCCGGACCGCTCCGGCACCGGGATCGGCTCCGCGATCGTGCGCTTCGCGCTCGACGACATCCGCGGCCAGGGGATGGTGGCGCGCCCCACCTGCTGGTTCGTGCGCGGCTGGATCGAGCGCCATCCCGAGTACGCGGACCTGCTGGAGAGTCCTGCACACCCCCGAGACGAGGAGGCACGTTGA
- a CDS encoding protein-tyrosine-phosphatase (PFAM: Low molecular weight phosphotyrosine protein phosphatase), with translation MTYRILTICTGNICRSPMAEYALREAVDRAGLGDRVEIASAGTSGWEVGNPIDPRAGALLHRHGIESDEHSARQMEDDELRRADLVLALDHDHLGPLRRALGADQAARTVRMVRDFAPRPVEDTGIRDPWYGDESDFELAWEQIDEATDGILDHVREALGEAGGPARQDRAGERS, from the coding sequence TTGACCTACCGGATCCTCACCATCTGCACCGGCAACATCTGCCGCTCCCCGATGGCCGAGTACGCGCTGCGCGAGGCCGTGGACCGGGCCGGTCTGGGCGACCGGGTGGAGATCGCCTCCGCCGGCACCTCCGGCTGGGAGGTGGGGAACCCGATCGACCCGCGCGCGGGAGCCCTCCTGCACCGCCACGGCATCGAGAGCGACGAGCACAGCGCGCGGCAGATGGAGGACGACGAGCTGCGTCGCGCCGATCTGGTGCTCGCCCTCGACCACGACCACCTGGGCCCGCTGCGCCGCGCGCTCGGCGCGGACCAGGCGGCCCGGACCGTGCGGATGGTGCGCGACTTCGCGCCGCGTCCCGTCGAGGACACCGGCATCCGCGACCCCTGGTACGGGGACGAGAGCGACTTCGAGCTCGCCTGGGAGCAGATCGACGAGGCCACCGACGGCATCCTCGACCACGTGCGCGAGGCGCTCGGCGAGGCCGGCGGGCCGGCCCGGCAGGACCGGGCGGGGGAGCGCTCATGA
- a CDS encoding amidase, Asp-tRNAAsn/Glu-tRNAGln amidotransferase A subunit (PFAM: Amidase), producing the protein MSTEAAHEPAGALQTAAALRDGELEAQELAEQTLTAARDAGAQVGAFAHLLEDLTREQARAVAERLEEARRSGGLEELSAQLPLLGVPLPIKDLTQIAGAPFEAGSAALAGNIATLTDGVAQQILDAGTLTIGKTSTPEFGLPCYTEPATGAPARTPWDLRRTAGGSSGGAAAAVATGVVPLAHGSDGGGSVRIPAACCGIVGLKPSRGVVSPGPYGSEGMGLVTDGILSRSVRDAAAGLDLLAGPRVGDFAPAPRPETSYLEQLDASAARPPQLRIAVLRDPLAASTEVHPAALRGLERALELLRGLGHELTEIPAPFTPEDWTAFMPLWTVGAASIPLSPQQEGEILELTRWLRERGRACSGVELAQAFSGVQSLARRTLETFAPFDVVITPALAEPPAFPADLQLADGGDDFDAQCAFTPWTSTWNMLGTAAIAVPLHRETVDGVELPFGVHLGATRPGAEALLLTLAAQLEAHDPWPLVRSPRTA; encoded by the coding sequence ATGAGCACGGAGGCGGCACACGAGCCGGCCGGCGCCCTGCAGACGGCTGCCGCGCTGCGTGACGGCGAGCTCGAGGCGCAGGAGCTGGCCGAGCAGACGCTCACCGCGGCGCGAGACGCCGGCGCGCAGGTCGGGGCCTTCGCCCACCTCCTGGAGGACCTCACCCGCGAGCAGGCCCGCGCCGTCGCCGAACGGCTCGAGGAGGCTCGCCGCAGCGGAGGCCTCGAGGAGCTCTCCGCGCAGCTGCCGCTGCTCGGGGTGCCCCTGCCGATCAAGGACCTCACCCAGATCGCCGGCGCCCCCTTCGAAGCCGGCAGCGCAGCGCTCGCCGGGAACATCGCCACGCTCACCGACGGCGTCGCCCAGCAGATCCTCGATGCCGGCACCCTTACGATCGGCAAGACCTCGACCCCCGAGTTCGGTCTGCCCTGCTACACCGAGCCGGCCACCGGCGCCCCCGCCCGCACCCCCTGGGACCTGCGGCGCACCGCCGGCGGTTCGAGCGGCGGCGCGGCCGCGGCCGTGGCCACCGGCGTCGTCCCGCTGGCCCACGGCTCCGACGGCGGCGGGTCCGTGCGGATCCCCGCGGCGTGCTGCGGCATCGTCGGCCTCAAGCCCTCCCGCGGCGTCGTCTCTCCCGGGCCGTACGGCTCCGAGGGCATGGGCCTGGTCACCGACGGCATCCTCAGCCGCAGCGTGCGGGACGCCGCCGCCGGGCTCGACCTCCTCGCCGGTCCGCGCGTGGGCGACTTCGCGCCCGCGCCGCGCCCCGAGACCTCCTACCTCGAGCAGCTCGACGCGTCCGCCGCGAGGCCCCCGCAGCTGCGCATCGCGGTGCTGCGGGACCCGCTGGCCGCCTCGACCGAGGTGCACCCCGCAGCCCTGCGCGGCCTCGAGCGCGCCCTCGAGCTGCTGCGCGGGCTGGGACACGAGCTCACGGAGATCCCGGCCCCGTTCACGCCCGAGGACTGGACCGCGTTCATGCCGCTGTGGACCGTCGGCGCGGCGAGCATCCCGCTGAGCCCGCAGCAGGAGGGCGAGATCCTCGAGCTCACGCGCTGGCTGCGCGAACGCGGCCGGGCCTGCAGCGGCGTGGAGCTCGCCCAGGCGTTCTCCGGGGTGCAGTCCCTCGCACGGCGCACCCTGGAGACCTTCGCCCCGTTCGACGTGGTGATCACGCCGGCGCTTGCGGAACCGCCCGCCTTCCCCGCCGATCTCCAGCTCGCCGACGGCGGTGACGACTTCGACGCCCAGTGCGCCTTCACCCCCTGGACCAGCACCTGGAACATGCTCGGCACCGCCGCGATCGCCGTGCCGCTGCACCGCGAGACGGTCGACGGGGTCGAGCTGCCCTTCGGCGTGCACCTCGGGGCCACCCGCCCCGGGGCGGAGGCGCTGCTGCTCACGCTCGCCGCCCAGCTCGAGGCCCATGACCCGTGGCCGCTGGTGCGCAGCCCGCGCACCGCATGA
- a CDS encoding heat shock protein Hsp15 (PFAM: S4 domain) codes for MSGPEPQSVRLDVWLWSARLMRTRSAATAACRGGHVRRNGEPAKAAQKVVVGDELRVRSPGHERIVRVTRILTTRVGAPIARESYEDHSPAPVPQLAAAPPRRERGTGRPTKRERRQFDRLRGRDSRRGPEAWLP; via the coding sequence ATGAGCGGCCCGGAGCCGCAGAGCGTCCGCCTGGACGTGTGGCTGTGGAGCGCGCGGCTGATGCGCACCCGCTCCGCGGCGACCGCCGCCTGCCGGGGCGGGCATGTGCGCCGCAACGGCGAGCCCGCCAAGGCCGCGCAGAAGGTCGTGGTCGGGGACGAGCTGCGGGTGCGGTCCCCGGGCCACGAGCGCATCGTCCGGGTCACCCGGATCCTCACCACGCGGGTGGGGGCTCCCATCGCACGCGAGAGCTACGAGGACCACAGCCCCGCACCGGTGCCGCAGCTGGCCGCCGCCCCGCCGCGACGTGAGCGCGGCACCGGCAGGCCCACCAAGCGGGAGCGACGCCAGTTCGACCGGCTGCGGGGCCGCGACTCCCGCCGCGGCCCCGAGGCGTGGCTGCCCTGA
- a CDS encoding predicted membrane protein, with translation MSQPPPPPQQPRPLPHTPHRRPRPGAPSVAPGAPSFQAQPRYQDYGNPRAYDTSVRPASGLTAARYAPAQIQRPAQAQPPSAWSTQMRRAAEVSQEATKVPKVSIAVWLALIVLGVAVLCVLGFFLLEFVLTSSSSPVWWPVTAFLASISLLVIAGVMILADRWDPQPLPLLLIAVLWGAAIAAALSYMLNTLNSQLVYIATGSQAAAAFAGPVLSAPLVEETSKGLGLLLLMLLARRYFNGPLDGLIYGSLIGGGFAFTENILYYTSQLEATGAGGMLVLFLMRGVMNIFGHAIYTSLTGIIVGFVVRKWGTAMGFLVFLPALLPGMLLHGGWNLGSVLIDVIAVILLLYAVKALISLLWLITIAVLIWDESRLTRVRLGDYANHGWLTHEEVDMLATWKGRREGKRWASQIGARPVMKRFIRESADLASIRQRLLADGANPRVVEIERNLLGRLTANRRELLSSAR, from the coding sequence ATGTCCCAGCCCCCACCCCCGCCGCAGCAGCCCCGACCTCTCCCGCACACGCCCCACCGGCGCCCCCGCCCCGGTGCCCCGAGCGTCGCTCCCGGCGCGCCGTCCTTCCAGGCGCAGCCCCGCTACCAGGACTACGGGAACCCCCGCGCCTACGACACCTCGGTGCGCCCGGCGTCGGGCCTCACCGCGGCCCGGTACGCGCCGGCCCAGATCCAGCGGCCTGCTCAGGCGCAGCCGCCCTCCGCGTGGTCCACCCAGATGCGCCGGGCGGCGGAGGTCTCGCAGGAGGCCACGAAGGTCCCGAAGGTCAGCATCGCGGTGTGGCTCGCGCTGATCGTGCTCGGGGTCGCCGTGCTGTGCGTGCTGGGCTTCTTCCTCCTCGAGTTCGTGCTCACCTCGAGCTCGAGCCCGGTGTGGTGGCCGGTCACGGCCTTCCTCGCCTCGATCTCCCTGCTCGTCATCGCGGGGGTCATGATCCTCGCGGACCGCTGGGACCCCCAGCCGCTCCCCCTGCTGCTCATCGCGGTGCTCTGGGGCGCGGCGATCGCTGCAGCGCTGAGCTACATGCTGAACACGCTGAACTCGCAGCTCGTCTACATCGCCACCGGCAGCCAGGCGGCCGCCGCGTTCGCCGGCCCCGTCCTCAGCGCCCCGCTGGTCGAGGAGACCTCCAAGGGTCTGGGTCTGCTGCTGCTCATGCTTCTGGCGCGCCGCTACTTCAACGGCCCGCTCGACGGCCTGATCTACGGCTCGCTGATCGGCGGCGGGTTCGCCTTCACCGAGAACATCCTCTACTACACCAGCCAGCTGGAGGCCACCGGCGCCGGCGGGATGCTCGTCCTCTTCCTCATGCGCGGCGTGATGAACATCTTCGGCCACGCCATCTACACCTCGCTCACCGGAATCATCGTCGGCTTCGTGGTCCGCAAGTGGGGCACGGCGATGGGGTTCCTGGTGTTCCTCCCGGCGCTCCTGCCCGGCATGCTCCTGCACGGCGGCTGGAACCTCGGCTCCGTGCTGATCGACGTGATCGCGGTGATCCTGCTGCTGTACGCCGTGAAGGCGCTGATCTCGCTGCTGTGGCTGATCACGATCGCCGTGCTGATCTGGGACGAATCGCGCCTGACCCGGGTCCGGCTCGGCGACTACGCGAACCACGGCTGGCTCACCCATGAGGAGGTCGACATGCTCGCGACCTGGAAGGGGCGGCGCGAGGGGAAGCGCTGGGCCTCCCAGATCGGGGCGAGGCCGGTGATGAAGAGGTTCATCCGCGAGAGCGCCGATCTGGCCTCGATCCGCCAGCGCCTGCTGGCCGACGGGGCGAACCCCCGCGTCGTCGAGATCGAGCGGAACCTCCTGGGCCGCCTCACCGCGAACCGGCGCGAGCTGCTCTCCTCCGCCCGCTGA
- a CDS encoding ATPase with chaperone activity, ATP-binding subunit (PFAM: ATPase family associated with various cellular activities (AAA); C-terminal, D2-small domain, of ClpB protein; ATPase family associated with various cellular activities (AAA)~TIGRFAM: ATP-dependent chaperone ClpB), whose protein sequence is MEFQFTTRSQEAVTAAAEKAVELGNPQISSLHLLWALTGQADGIGRAALEAVGAQPDDVLRRAAEAIDALPRASGGSSPTFVGTGYDALEAARREADTARRTYLSTEHLMIGIALGKDAAARLLTAVGATPKALRDAVQTLTTGDDRMNQMDSQNPEGTFQSLEKFGVDLTEMAREGRLDPVIGRDAEIRRVVQVLSRRTKNNPVLIGEPGVGKTAVVEGLAQRIVAGDVPDSLRGKRLVSLDLSSMVAGSKYRGEFEERMKAVLDEIRTSGGQIITFIDELHTVVGAGGSGDGSMDAGNMLKPMLARGELRMVGATTLDEYRENIEKDPALERRFQQVLVGEPSVEDTVTILRGLKDKYEAHHKVTITDAALVAAATLSTRYISGRQLPDKAIDLVDEAASRQRMELDSSPEQLDILRRQVDRLKMEELALAGSEDPGSLAQLDSVRTQLADRTEQRDELSARWEREKAGLNLVGDLKAQLEQLRMQADRAQREGDLTAASKILYGDIPALKEQLREAEEQEAGGHGEADRPMVADHVGADDIADVVAAWTGIPAGRLLQGESEKLLRMEEHIGTRLIGQQRAVREVSDAVRRARAGISDPNRPTGSFLFLGPTGVGKTELAKALAEFLFDDERAMIRIDMSEYGEKHTVSRLVGAPPGYVGYDEGGQLTESVRRRPYSVVLLDEIEKAHPDVFDVLLQVLDDGRLTDGQGRTVDFRSTILILTSNLGAHVLQDTGLGEQEKHDRVMQVVRASFKPEFLNRLDDIVMFDSLDREQLGRIVSLQIQEVAARLRDRRISLDVSEDATRWLAAEGFDPLYGARPLKRLVQKEIGDGLARLILRGEVQDGQRVQVAAGADGDGLALEVLEDTETAGEPAGADRA, encoded by the coding sequence GTGGAATTCCAGTTCACCACCCGTTCGCAGGAGGCCGTGACCGCTGCCGCGGAGAAGGCCGTCGAGCTCGGCAACCCGCAGATCAGCTCGCTCCACCTGCTGTGGGCGCTGACCGGCCAGGCCGACGGGATCGGCCGTGCCGCCCTCGAAGCGGTCGGTGCGCAGCCGGACGATGTGCTCCGCCGCGCCGCCGAGGCGATCGATGCCCTGCCCCGCGCGAGCGGCGGCTCGTCCCCGACCTTCGTCGGCACCGGATACGACGCGCTCGAGGCCGCCCGCCGCGAGGCGGACACCGCCCGGCGCACCTACCTGTCCACCGAGCATCTGATGATCGGCATCGCTCTCGGCAAGGACGCGGCCGCACGACTGCTCACCGCAGTCGGCGCGACGCCGAAAGCTCTGCGCGATGCCGTCCAGACCCTGACGACAGGAGATGACCGCATGAACCAGATGGACTCGCAGAACCCGGAGGGCACCTTCCAGAGCCTCGAGAAGTTCGGCGTCGACCTCACCGAGATGGCGCGGGAGGGCAGGCTCGACCCGGTGATCGGCCGCGACGCCGAGATCCGCCGCGTGGTGCAGGTGCTCTCGCGCCGCACCAAGAACAACCCCGTGCTGATCGGCGAGCCCGGCGTGGGCAAGACCGCCGTGGTGGAGGGACTGGCCCAGCGCATCGTCGCCGGGGACGTCCCGGATTCGCTGCGCGGCAAGCGGCTGGTCTCCCTCGACCTCTCCTCGATGGTGGCCGGCTCGAAGTACCGCGGCGAGTTCGAGGAGCGCATGAAGGCGGTGCTCGACGAGATCCGCACCTCGGGCGGGCAGATCATCACCTTCATCGACGAGCTGCACACCGTGGTCGGCGCCGGCGGCTCCGGCGACGGCTCGATGGACGCCGGCAACATGCTCAAGCCCATGCTGGCCCGTGGAGAGCTGCGGATGGTCGGGGCGACCACGCTCGACGAGTACCGAGAGAACATCGAGAAGGACCCGGCGCTCGAGCGCCGCTTCCAGCAGGTGCTCGTGGGGGAGCCGAGCGTCGAGGACACCGTGACCATCCTGCGCGGCCTCAAGGACAAGTACGAGGCCCACCACAAGGTGACGATCACCGACGCCGCCCTGGTCGCCGCCGCGACCCTGTCCACGCGCTACATCTCGGGGCGCCAGCTGCCGGACAAGGCCATCGACCTGGTCGACGAGGCCGCGTCCCGGCAGCGGATGGAGCTGGACTCCTCGCCCGAGCAGCTGGACATCCTGCGCCGCCAGGTGGATCGGCTGAAGATGGAGGAGCTCGCGCTCGCCGGCAGCGAGGACCCCGGCAGCCTTGCCCAGCTCGACTCGGTGCGCACGCAGCTCGCGGACCGCACCGAGCAGCGGGACGAGCTCTCGGCCCGCTGGGAGCGGGAGAAGGCCGGCCTGAACCTCGTCGGCGATCTCAAGGCCCAGCTCGAGCAGCTGAGGATGCAGGCCGATCGTGCCCAGCGCGAGGGCGACCTCACCGCCGCCTCGAAGATCCTCTACGGGGACATCCCCGCGCTCAAGGAGCAGCTGCGCGAGGCCGAGGAGCAGGAGGCGGGCGGCCACGGCGAGGCGGATCGACCGATGGTCGCCGATCACGTGGGTGCCGACGACATCGCCGACGTGGTCGCGGCCTGGACCGGGATCCCCGCCGGGCGGCTGCTGCAGGGCGAGAGCGAGAAGCTGCTGCGGATGGAGGAGCACATCGGCACCCGGCTGATCGGTCAGCAGCGTGCCGTGCGCGAGGTCTCCGACGCGGTGCGCCGCGCCCGGGCCGGGATCTCGGACCCGAACCGGCCCACCGGCTCCTTCCTCTTCCTCGGGCCCACCGGGGTGGGCAAGACCGAGCTCGCGAAGGCGCTCGCGGAGTTCCTCTTCGACGACGAGCGCGCGATGATCCGCATCGACATGTCCGAGTACGGCGAGAAGCACACCGTCTCGCGGCTGGTCGGCGCCCCTCCGGGCTACGTCGGCTACGACGAGGGCGGTCAGCTCACGGAGTCGGTGCGCCGCCGGCCGTACTCGGTGGTGCTGCTGGATGAGATCGAGAAGGCGCACCCGGACGTGTTCGACGTGCTGCTGCAGGTGCTCGATGACGGGCGCCTCACCGACGGGCAGGGCAGGACGGTGGACTTCCGCTCCACGATCCTCATCCTCACCTCGAACCTCGGCGCGCACGTGCTGCAGGACACCGGCCTCGGCGAGCAGGAGAAGCACGACCGGGTGATGCAGGTGGTGCGGGCGTCCTTCAAGCCGGAGTTCCTCAACCGGCTGGACGACATCGTCATGTTCGACTCGCTGGATCGCGAGCAGCTCGGGCGGATCGTCAGCCTCCAGATCCAGGAGGTCGCCGCCCGCCTGCGGGATCGGCGCATCAGCCTCGACGTCTCCGAGGATGCCACGCGCTGGCTCGCCGCGGAGGGCTTCGATCCGCTGTACGGGGCGCGTCCGCTCAAGCGCCTGGTGCAGAAGGAGATCGGCGACGGCCTGGCCCGGCTGATCCTGCGCGGCGAGGTCCAGGACGGCCAGCGGGTGCAGGTCGCTGCGGGCGCCGACGGCGACGGGCTCGCGCTGGAGGTCCTGGAGGACACGGAAACCGCAGGTGAGCCCGCGGGCGCGGACCGCGCCTGA
- a CDS encoding leucyl-tRNA synthetase (PFAM: Anticodon-binding domain; tRNA synthetases class I (M); tRNA synthetases class I (I, L, M and V)~TIGRFAM: leucyl-tRNA synthetase, eubacterial and mitochondrial family), whose product MSEAPHRYTAAVADEIELRWQQRWDEDGTFYADNPVGELRGSAETLEEAAATASSAPEKMYIMDMFPYPSGAGLHVGHPLGYIATDVVARHQRMLGKNVLYTMGYDAFGLPAEQYAVQTGTHPRTTTEANVANMRRQLHRLGLSHDPRRSLATTDPAFVKWTQWIFLRIFDSWYDPQAPNADGITGRARPIAELREELRAGTVDPFALAAQQRLELPEAWQGRSPADVTAASDAEIAQLADAFRLAYISETPVNWCPGLGTVLANEEVTTEGRSERGNFPVFTRRLRQWNMRITAYADRLLDDLERVDWPESIRTMQRNWIGRSHGAEITFPVRGLDGRAEAGFDVFTTRADTLFGATFCVLSPEHELLTDPSALPAAWPEGTKDAWTGGAANPREAVTAYRDRAAALGDDERTADDRVKTGVFTGLTATNPMDGRELPVFTADYVLTGYGTGAIMAVPAEDERDHEFAERFELPVIRTVQPPEDFTGGAWTGDGITINSASAELDLNGLSQEEAKRRATEFVTHQGFGRARTTYRLRDWLFSRQRYWGEPFPIVYDPADPETPIALPESMLPVDLPDVTDFSPKTFDPMDADTEPQTPLSRAGDWVEVELDLGEGPKTYLRETNTMPQWAGSSWYHLRYIDPTEDDVLVRPENEAYWLGAREDGGAGGVDLYVGGAEHAVLHLLYARFWHKVLFDRGDVSSQEPFQRLFNQGYIQAYAYTDSRGVHVPAEEVVAEADGTYTYQGEPVTQEYGKMGKSLKNAVAPDDMYEEYGADTLRVYEMSMGPLDLSRPWETRAVVGSQRFLQRLWRLVVDEETGVLTVSDEPADLATKQAAHRTIDGVARDMDRMHFNTAIAKLIELVNHLTKQLTSTGSTPREAVEPLVLLVAPLAPHLAEELWARLGHTGSISRVPYPAADPELLKDEQVTCVIQVKGKVRHRIEVDPEISEEDLEAAVMAEPRVQELLEGQTLRKLIIRAPKIVNIVI is encoded by the coding sequence ATGAGCGAGGCCCCGCACCGATACACCGCCGCCGTGGCGGACGAGATCGAGCTCCGCTGGCAGCAGCGCTGGGACGAGGACGGCACCTTCTACGCCGACAACCCCGTCGGCGAGCTGCGCGGCTCGGCAGAGACGCTCGAGGAGGCTGCGGCGACCGCCTCCTCGGCCCCCGAGAAGATGTACATCATGGACATGTTCCCCTACCCCTCCGGGGCGGGGCTGCACGTGGGCCACCCGCTGGGCTACATCGCGACCGACGTGGTCGCCCGCCATCAGCGCATGCTGGGCAAGAACGTCCTGTACACGATGGGCTACGACGCCTTCGGCCTACCCGCCGAGCAGTACGCCGTCCAGACCGGCACCCATCCGCGCACCACCACCGAGGCGAACGTGGCGAACATGCGCCGCCAGCTGCACCGCCTGGGCTTGTCCCATGACCCGCGCCGCTCGCTGGCCACCACCGATCCCGCGTTCGTGAAGTGGACGCAGTGGATCTTCCTGCGCATCTTCGACTCCTGGTACGACCCGCAGGCACCCAATGCCGACGGCATCACCGGCAGGGCCCGTCCCATCGCCGAGCTGCGCGAGGAGCTGCGCGCCGGCACCGTCGACCCCTTCGCCCTGGCCGCGCAGCAGCGCCTCGAGCTGCCCGAGGCCTGGCAGGGCCGCTCCCCCGCCGACGTCACCGCGGCCAGCGACGCCGAGATCGCGCAGCTGGCCGATGCCTTCCGCCTGGCCTACATCTCCGAGACCCCGGTGAACTGGTGCCCGGGCCTGGGCACCGTGCTGGCCAATGAGGAGGTCACCACCGAGGGCCGCTCCGAGCGCGGCAACTTCCCCGTCTTCACCCGCCGCCTGCGGCAGTGGAACATGCGCATCACCGCCTACGCGGACCGGCTGCTGGACGATCTGGAGCGGGTGGACTGGCCCGAGTCGATCCGCACCATGCAGCGCAACTGGATCGGCCGCAGCCACGGCGCGGAGATCACCTTCCCGGTGCGCGGCCTGGACGGCCGCGCGGAGGCCGGCTTCGACGTGTTCACCACCCGCGCGGACACCCTGTTCGGGGCGACGTTCTGCGTCCTCTCGCCCGAGCACGAGCTGCTGACCGACCCCTCCGCGCTGCCCGCCGCCTGGCCCGAGGGCACGAAGGACGCCTGGACCGGCGGGGCGGCGAACCCGCGCGAGGCCGTGACCGCCTACCGGGACCGGGCCGCCGCGCTCGGCGACGACGAGCGCACCGCCGACGACCGGGTCAAGACCGGCGTGTTCACGGGCCTGACCGCGACGAATCCGATGGACGGCCGCGAGCTGCCGGTGTTCACCGCCGACTACGTGCTCACCGGCTACGGGACCGGCGCGATCATGGCCGTGCCCGCGGAGGACGAGCGCGACCACGAGTTCGCCGAGCGCTTCGAGCTGCCCGTGATCCGCACCGTGCAGCCGCCGGAGGACTTCACCGGCGGCGCGTGGACCGGGGACGGCATCACGATCAACTCCGCGAGCGCCGAGCTGGACCTCAACGGCCTGAGCCAGGAGGAGGCCAAGCGACGCGCCACGGAGTTCGTGACCCACCAGGGCTTCGGCCGTGCCCGCACCACCTACCGCCTGCGGGACTGGCTGTTCTCGCGGCAGCGCTACTGGGGCGAGCCGTTCCCGATCGTCTACGACCCGGCCGATCCGGAGACCCCGATCGCCCTGCCCGAGAGCATGCTGCCGGTGGACCTGCCCGACGTCACCGACTTCTCCCCCAAGACCTTCGATCCGATGGACGCGGACACCGAGCCGCAGACCCCGCTGTCCCGCGCGGGCGACTGGGTCGAGGTGGAGCTGGATCTGGGCGAGGGCCCGAAGACGTACCTGCGCGAGACCAACACGATGCCGCAGTGGGCGGGGTCCTCCTGGTACCACCTGCGCTACATCGACCCCACCGAGGACGACGTGCTGGTGCGGCCCGAGAACGAGGCCTACTGGCTCGGGGCCCGCGAGGACGGCGGCGCGGGCGGCGTGGACCTGTACGTGGGCGGGGCCGAGCACGCGGTGCTCCACCTGCTGTACGCGCGGTTCTGGCACAAGGTCCTCTTCGACCGCGGTGACGTCTCCAGCCAGGAGCCGTTCCAGCGCCTGTTCAACCAGGGCTACATCCAGGCCTACGCCTACACCGATTCCCGCGGCGTGCACGTCCCGGCGGAGGAGGTCGTCGCGGAGGCCGACGGCACCTACACGTACCAGGGCGAGCCCGTCACGCAGGAGTACGGCAAGATGGGCAAGTCGCTGAAGAACGCGGTGGCGCCCGACGACATGTACGAGGAGTACGGCGCCGACACCCTGCGCGTGTACGAGATGTCGATGGGCCCGCTGGACCTCTCCCGGCCCTGGGAGACCCGGGCCGTGGTGGGCTCCCAGCGCTTCCTGCAGCGCCTGTGGCGCCTGGTGGTCGACGAGGAGACCGGCGTGCTGACGGTCTCCGACGAGCCGGCCGATCTCGCCACGAAGCAGGCCGCGCACCGGACGATCGACGGTGTGGCCCGCGACATGGACCGGATGCACTTCAACACCGCGATCGCGAAGCTCATCGAGCTGGTGAACCACCTGACCAAGCAGCTGACCTCGACGGGCTCCACGCCCCGCGAGGCGGTCGAGCCGCTCGTGCTCCTGGTCGCGCCGCTGGCCCCGCACCTGGCGGAGGAGCTGTGGGCGCGGCTGGGGCACACCGGCAGCATCAGCCGTGTGCCGTACCCGGCCGCGGATCCGGAGCTGCTGAAGGACGAGCAGGTCACCTGCGTCATCCAGGTCAAGGGCAAGGTGCGCCACCGCATCGAGGTCGATCCGGAGATCTCCGAGGAGGATCTGGAGGCGGCGGTGATGGCCGAGCCGCGCGTGCAGGAGCTGCTGGAGGGCCAGACCCTCCGCAAGCTCATCATCCGTGCGCCGAAGATCGTGAACATCGTGATCTGA